One window of Quercus robur chromosome 12, dhQueRobu3.1, whole genome shotgun sequence genomic DNA carries:
- the LOC126709524 gene encoding uncharacterized protein LOC126709524 isoform X1, with translation MGGVRKFFIESKFFHLVLEEGGRYFMLRIFERGKFFMRSVFMGRNAAQWLMSSIEHLVIGVSSKQFFIFREGDTAFTLQWSYNSAGQFLLLTELKAGGSRRSIIIPEGKESLGWRAFGLELRKLLNPSQYAVGGNGFPKFIPQVRRSNLEAVGSRTFAEVVQGLHGRIEERKQPKQLGTIAKRKLPQIGEEKMGANLRISGVKEGDLPVVKYDRMEVVGGARRELCSHEVAEVGEQNLADTRLRFPSFNLNSKDFVMGKKSDARKSCWSGRGLVVEVDVMGRRRVFWDRKKGGDTKCRGDSRESGRETSKAFKWIQRNSNQAVVKPFMGLGTSPVTRDGLFSGPSFVEVGESSWAGEGALAQVPLEAELESGVLGQCTSSSVMPLLASGEADGFTGTSSGEPTPLQGKDDDPSCAGTCSDELAVAQVVADGPSCAGTCSVELTVAQVVADAPFSADACSDELAVAQVVADGPSCAGACSEERAVAQVTAGGFFSAGTCSDELVVAQVKADGHFFAGISPVLPSFLMGKADDSFLVGTSSDESTSSLGKSDILLPWSPVEGFLQGGLDNSAVPPKTALIFEQPRLAELPTMALSVVPGVCSLVEEGVNFSDMGLGGEVSSPIPLLAITPGGLPLSDELNRDNQAVECVDTLDTSRWVKNRLPGFSKLVGLPLCRHEKLCIALLQKLERETEAAKVLNRKVTESRKVVIYKDKGKRELRNLQSSVNYDGR, from the exons ATGGGGGGAGTCCGTAAATTCTTCATTGagtcaaaattttttcatttagttttagAGGAAGGGGGTCGTTATTTCATGTTAAGGATTTTCGAGAGGGGCAAATTCTTTATGAGATCAGTCTTTATGGGTAGGAATGCAGCACAATGGCTGATGTCTAGCATAGAACACCTTGTTATTGGGGTGAGTTCCAAACAGTTTTTTATCTTTAGAGAAGGTGACACAGCTTTTACTCTCCAATGGAGTTACAACTCTGCTGGTCAGTTCTTGCTGTTGACTGAGCTCAAAGCTGGTGGGTCTAGGAGGTCGATTATCATTCCGGAAGGCAAAGAGAGTCTTGGTTGGAGGGCTTTTGGCCTTGAACTTAGAAAACTACTGAACCCTTCTCAATATGCAGTGGGAGGAAATGGATTTCCCAAATTCATTCCTCAGGTGCGTAGGTCTAACTTGGAGGCTGTAGGTTCTAGAACTTTTGCTGAAGTTGTGCAAGGTTTACATGGAAGAATAGAGGAAAGGAAGCAACCAAAGCAACTAGGAACCATTGCCAAAAGGAAGTTACCACAGATAGGGGAGGAGAAGATGGGAGCGAATCTGAGAATCTCTGGTGTTAAAGAGGGGGATTTACCGGTGGTGAAATATGACAGGATGGAGGTGGTGGGAGGAGCTAGGAGGGAGCTTTGCTCTCATGAGGTGGCAGAGGTTGGTGAGCAAAACCTGGCAGACACTAGGCTACGTTTccctagttttaatttgaattcaaaagatTTTGTTATGGGGAAGAAGAGTGATGCTAGGAAATCCTGCTGGTCTGGAAGAGGTCTTGTCGTGGAGGTTGATGTGATGGGGAGGAGACGGGTTTTCTGGGATAGAAAGAAAGGGGGAGATACGAAGTGCAGAGGGGACTCACGTGAATCTGGAAGAGAGACTTCTAAGGCTTTTAAATGGATTCAACGGAACTCTAATCAGGCTGTAGTTAAGCCTTTTATGGGCCTTGGAACAAGCCCAGTCACTAGAGATGGTCTTTTTTCAGGCCCAAGTTTTGTTGAAGTGGGAGAGAGCTCTTGGGCTGGTGAAGGAGCTTTAGCCCAAGTCCCGTTGGAAGCAGAGTTAGAGTCAGGGGTGTTGGGTCAGTGCACGTCGTCCTCCGTCATGCCTTTGCTAGCTTCTGGTGAGGCCGATGGCTTTACCGGTACTAGTTCCGGCGAGCCCACGCCGTTACAGGGAAAGGACGACGATCCTTCCTGCGCCGGCACATGCTCCGACGAGCTCGCGGTGGCTCAGGTGGTGGCCGATGGTCCTTCCTGCGCCGGCACATGCTCCGTAGAACTCACGGTGGCTCAGGTGGTGGCCGATGCTCCTTTCTCCGCCGACGCATGCTCCGACGAGCTCGCGGTGGCTCAGGTGGTGGCCGATGGTCCTTCCTGCGCCGGCGCATGCTCCGAAGAGCGCGCGGTGGCTCAG GTGACGGCCGGTGGCTTCTTCTCCGCCGGCACATGCTCCGACGAGCTCGTGGTGGCCCAAGTAAAGGCCGACGGCCATTTCTTCGCCGGAATCAGCCCTGTCCTGCCTTCGTTTTTAATGGGCAAGGCCGACGACTCCTTCCTTGTCGGAACTAGCTCCGATGAGTCCACGTCGTCACTGGGTAAGTCTGATATCTTGCTTCCGTGGTCACCGGTTGAAGGTTTTTTACAAGGTGGCTTGGACAATAGTGCTGTCCCGCCGAAAACGGCCCTTATATTTGAGCAACCCAGATTAGCGGAGTTACCCACAATGGCGTTGAGTGTTGTCCCTGGGGTGTGTTCTTTGGTGGAGGAAGGGGTGAATTTTTCTGATATGGGTTTGGGTGGTGAAGTTAGTTCACCTATTCCTCTGCTGGCTATCACTCCCGGTGGGTTACCTCTGTCAGATGAGCTGAACCGTGATAACCAGGCAGTGGAGTGTGTGGATACTCTGGATACTTCTAGATGGGTGAAGAATAGGCTCCCTGGTTTTAGTAAATTGGTGGGGCTGCCTTTGTGCCGTCATGAAAAgttatgcattgctttgttaCAGAAGCTTGAGAGGGAGACGGAGGCTGCCAAAGTGCTAAACAGGAAAGTTACAGAATCTAGAAAAGTGGTTATCTATAAGGACAAGGGAAAGAGAGAGCTGAGGAACTTGCAGTCTTCGGTTAACTACGATGGTAGGTAG
- the LOC126709524 gene encoding uncharacterized protein LOC126709524 isoform X2 — translation MGGVRKFFIESKFFHLVLEEGGRYFMLRIFERGKFFMRSVFMGRNAAQWLMSSIEHLVIGVSSKQFFIFREGDTAFTLQWSYNSAGQFLLLTELKAGGSRRSIIIPEGKESLGWRAFGLELRKLLNPSQYAVGGNGFPKFIPQVRRSNLEAVGSRTFAEVVQGLHGRIEERKQPKQLGTIAKRKLPQIGEEKMGANLRISGVKEGDLPVVKYDRMEVVGGARRELCSHEVAEVGEQNLADTRLRFPSFNLNSKDFVMGKKSDARKSCWSGRGLVVEVDVMGRRRVFWDRKKGGDTKCRGDSRESGRETSKAFKWIQRNSNQAVVKPFMGLGTSPVTRDGLFSGPSFVEVGESSWAGEGALAQVPLEAELESGVLGQCTSSSVMPLLASGEADGFTGTSSGEPTPLQGKDDDPSCAGTCSDELAVAQVVADAPFSADACSDELAVAQVVADGPSCAGACSEERAVAQVVADELAVAQVTAGGFFSAGTCSDELVVAQVKADGHFFAGISPVLPSFLMGKADDSFLVGTSSDESTSSLGKSDILLPWSPVEGFLQGGLDNSAVPPKTALIFEQPRLAELPTMALSVVPGVCSLVEEGVNFSDMGLGGEVSSPIPLLAITPGGLPLSDELNRDNQAVECVDTLDTSRWVKNRLPGFSKLVGLPLCRHEKLCIALLQKLERETEAAKVLNRKVTESRKVVIYKDKGKRELRNLQSSVNYDGR, via the exons ATGGGGGGAGTCCGTAAATTCTTCATTGagtcaaaattttttcatttagttttagAGGAAGGGGGTCGTTATTTCATGTTAAGGATTTTCGAGAGGGGCAAATTCTTTATGAGATCAGTCTTTATGGGTAGGAATGCAGCACAATGGCTGATGTCTAGCATAGAACACCTTGTTATTGGGGTGAGTTCCAAACAGTTTTTTATCTTTAGAGAAGGTGACACAGCTTTTACTCTCCAATGGAGTTACAACTCTGCTGGTCAGTTCTTGCTGTTGACTGAGCTCAAAGCTGGTGGGTCTAGGAGGTCGATTATCATTCCGGAAGGCAAAGAGAGTCTTGGTTGGAGGGCTTTTGGCCTTGAACTTAGAAAACTACTGAACCCTTCTCAATATGCAGTGGGAGGAAATGGATTTCCCAAATTCATTCCTCAGGTGCGTAGGTCTAACTTGGAGGCTGTAGGTTCTAGAACTTTTGCTGAAGTTGTGCAAGGTTTACATGGAAGAATAGAGGAAAGGAAGCAACCAAAGCAACTAGGAACCATTGCCAAAAGGAAGTTACCACAGATAGGGGAGGAGAAGATGGGAGCGAATCTGAGAATCTCTGGTGTTAAAGAGGGGGATTTACCGGTGGTGAAATATGACAGGATGGAGGTGGTGGGAGGAGCTAGGAGGGAGCTTTGCTCTCATGAGGTGGCAGAGGTTGGTGAGCAAAACCTGGCAGACACTAGGCTACGTTTccctagttttaatttgaattcaaaagatTTTGTTATGGGGAAGAAGAGTGATGCTAGGAAATCCTGCTGGTCTGGAAGAGGTCTTGTCGTGGAGGTTGATGTGATGGGGAGGAGACGGGTTTTCTGGGATAGAAAGAAAGGGGGAGATACGAAGTGCAGAGGGGACTCACGTGAATCTGGAAGAGAGACTTCTAAGGCTTTTAAATGGATTCAACGGAACTCTAATCAGGCTGTAGTTAAGCCTTTTATGGGCCTTGGAACAAGCCCAGTCACTAGAGATGGTCTTTTTTCAGGCCCAAGTTTTGTTGAAGTGGGAGAGAGCTCTTGGGCTGGTGAAGGAGCTTTAGCCCAAGTCCCGTTGGAAGCAGAGTTAGAGTCAGGGGTGTTGGGTCAGTGCACGTCGTCCTCCGTCATGCCTTTGCTAGCTTCTGGTGAGGCCGATGGCTTTACCGGTACTAGTTCCGGCGAGCCCACGCCGTTACAGGGAAAGGACGACGATCCTTCCTGCGCCGGCACATGCTCCGACGAGCTCGCGGTGGCTCAG GTGGTGGCCGATGCTCCTTTCTCCGCCGACGCATGCTCCGACGAGCTCGCGGTGGCTCAGGTGGTGGCCGATGGTCCTTCCTGCGCCGGCGCATGCTCCGAAGAGCGCGCGGTGGCTCAGGTGGTGGCCGATGAGCTAGCGGTGGCTCAGGTGACGGCCGGTGGCTTCTTCTCCGCCGGCACATGCTCCGACGAGCTCGTGGTGGCCCAAGTAAAGGCCGACGGCCATTTCTTCGCCGGAATCAGCCCTGTCCTGCCTTCGTTTTTAATGGGCAAGGCCGACGACTCCTTCCTTGTCGGAACTAGCTCCGATGAGTCCACGTCGTCACTGGGTAAGTCTGATATCTTGCTTCCGTGGTCACCGGTTGAAGGTTTTTTACAAGGTGGCTTGGACAATAGTGCTGTCCCGCCGAAAACGGCCCTTATATTTGAGCAACCCAGATTAGCGGAGTTACCCACAATGGCGTTGAGTGTTGTCCCTGGGGTGTGTTCTTTGGTGGAGGAAGGGGTGAATTTTTCTGATATGGGTTTGGGTGGTGAAGTTAGTTCACCTATTCCTCTGCTGGCTATCACTCCCGGTGGGTTACCTCTGTCAGATGAGCTGAACCGTGATAACCAGGCAGTGGAGTGTGTGGATACTCTGGATACTTCTAGATGGGTGAAGAATAGGCTCCCTGGTTTTAGTAAATTGGTGGGGCTGCCTTTGTGCCGTCATGAAAAgttatgcattgctttgttaCAGAAGCTTGAGAGGGAGACGGAGGCTGCCAAAGTGCTAAACAGGAAAGTTACAGAATCTAGAAAAGTGGTTATCTATAAGGACAAGGGAAAGAGAGAGCTGAGGAACTTGCAGTCTTCGGTTAACTACGATGGTAGGTAG
- the LOC126709332 gene encoding zinc finger A20 and AN1 domain-containing stress-associated protein 5-like has protein sequence MEQPLCANGCGFYGSLETQNLCSKCYRDFQKQELPKKAKADSEPQDCQEVVMKMNPPLFANGCGFFGVADTRDMCSKCYNDSLKEEIADKVKAPDLDNPMNSAQSQPSSASGVDAIVKGSTSVKNRCKSCNKKVGLTGFECKCGNIFCGMHRYPEKHACNVNFKAIGRDVLAKQNPVCKGDKLQWRI, from the coding sequence ATGGAACAGCCTCTCTGCGCTAATGGTTGCGGCTTTTATGGATCTCTTGAGACACAAAACCTGTGCTCCAAGTGCTACAgagattttcaaaaacaagaactCCCCAAGAAAGCCAAAGCAGACAGTGAACCACAAGACTGCCAAGAAGTTGTAATGAAGATGAATCCTCCACTCTTCGCTAATGGTTGCGGTTTCTTTGGAGTGGCAGACACAAGGGACATGTGCTCAAAGTGCTACAATGACTCTCTTAAAGAAGAGATTGCAGACAAAGTTAAAGCACCGGACTTGGACAATCCCATGAACTCCGCTCAATCTCAACCATCTTCGGCTTCTGGTGTGGATGCTATAGTTAAAGGTTCGACAAGCGTGAAGAATAGGTGCAAGAGCTGCAACAAGAAAGTGGGGTTGACAGGGTTTGAGTGCAAATGTGGGAACATATTTTGTGGAATGCATAGATATCCAGAAAAACACGCGTGCAATGTGAATTTCAAGGCAATTGGTAGAGATGTTTTGGCTAAACAAAATCCAGTTTGCAAGGGTGACAAGTTACAGTGGAGAATTTAG
- the LOC126709633 gene encoding protein PSK SIMULATOR 1: MALETWLIKVKTAISNSLTSAAPNPKQIKKSNVGVLAFEIAGLMSKLLHLWQSLSDKSITRIHNDSLSLEGVQKIVSNDQAFLLGLACAEFAENLRLLAKSVSRITKKCEDQNLRCFERLFHEFVNSGRDPHNWVLSLKEMEARIKKMDRYVTVTATLYKEMDELSVLENGLSKSSKYCKDLSNNESSIKEQKIYELQQKIFWQRQEVKYMKDRSLWNRSFDSVTLMLVRSIFTVSARIKLVFGIGQCPSSLSRSLSASAAVYPSDQNPSAPSTPFVSGPLKSSKLEETKDLGDGFFESNSKLLKPPATTLGAAALALHYANLIIVIEKMIKSPQLVGVDARDDLYAMLPSSIRSLLRARLKGVGFSASDPMLAGEWREALGRILGWLSPLAHNMIKWQSERSFEQQNLVPKTNVLLLQTLYFANKEKTEAAITELLVGLNYIWRFEREMTAKALFECTTFSGILNVKNFS, translated from the coding sequence ATGGCTCTTGAAACTTGGCTCATAAAAGTAAAGACTGCAATATCAAACAGTCTGACCTCAGCAGCTCCGaacccaaaacaaataaagaagtcCAACGTTGGCGTTTTAGCCTTTGAGATCGCAGGGCTCATGTCCAAGCTTCTCCACCTTTGGCAATCCCTCTCAGACAAAAGTATAACTCGCATCCACAACGACTCTCTTTCTCTCGAGGGTGTCCAAAAGATTGTCTCCAACGACCAAGCTTTCCTCCTCGGCCTCGCTTGCGCCGAATTCGCTGAAAATCTCAGACTCCTTGCCAAGTCCGTGTCCAGAATAACCAAGAAGTGCGAGGACCAAAATCTGCGTTGCTTTGAGCGCTTGTTCCATGAGTTCGTCAACTCGGGTCGCGACCCTCATAATTGGGTTCTAAGTTTGAAAGAAATGGAAGCTAGAATCAAAAAGATGGACAGGTACGTCACTGTTACAGCCACACTTTATAAAGAAATGGACGAGCTTTCTGTTTTAGAAAATGGGTTAAGCAAATCTTCTAAGTACTGTAAAGACCTTAGCAATAATGAATCATCGATAAAAGAGCAGAAGATTTATGAGCTTCAGCAAAAGATTTTCTGGCAAAGACAGGAGGTGAAGTATATGAAAGATAGATCATTGTGGAATCGAAGCTTCGATAGTGTTACTTTAATGCTTGTAAGGTCTATTTTCACTGTCTCAGCAAGGATCAAACTTGTTTTCGGTATAGGACAGTGTCCATCATCACTGTCTCGTAGTCTCTCAGCTTCAGCCGCCGTGTACCCCTCTGATCAAAACCCTAGTGCTCCTTCCACTCCCTTTGTGTCAGGGCCATTGAAAAGTTCAAAACTTGAAGAAACGAAAGATTTGGGAGACGGGTTTTTCGAGTCCAATTCAAAGCTCCTAAAGCCACCAGCAACTACGCTAGGAGCCGCAGCTTTGGCCTTACACTATGCCAATTTGATCATAGTGATAGAGAAGATGATAAAATCACCACAATTGGTTGGTGTGGATGCTAGGGATGATCTTTATGCTATGTTACCAAGTAGTATACGATCATTGCTGAGGGCTAGATTGAAGGGAGTAGGGTTTTCAGCGAGTGATCCTATGCTTGCTGGAGAGTGGAGAGAGGCCTTGGGAAGAATATTGGGGTGGTTGTCGCCATTAGCACATAATATGATAAAATGGCAAAGTGAAAGGAGCTTTGAGCAGCAAAATTTGGTGCCCAAAACCAACGTGTTGCTTTTACAGACACTATATTTTGCTAATAAGGAGAAGACTGAGGCTGCCATTACTGAGCTTTTAGTGGGATTGAATTATATATGGAGGTTTGAAAGGGAGATGACTGCTAAGGCCTTGTTTGAATGCACCACCTTCAGTGGGATCTTGAATGTGAAGAATTTCAGCTAA